TCATAAAGTAAGTCAATTTTTGGAAGTACAGTGAAACAAATTTCAGCTTTCCGGCTTTCTTTGAAAAATATAATCAAAACGTAGACAGAGCCCAACACTTCGATTTAAAAAAAGCGGGAAATGATAATGCGATACGATCGATCTCAAAAATGTATAATTACTTGGCAGAAAGTTTGTATAATATTCAAGTATCTTTAGATCCAGAGATGATTATTATTGGTGGTGGTATTTCCGGCCGAGATGAATTTATCGATGAATTGCGTAAACAGCTATATAATTATTTAGCTAAAAAGGGGATTGAGACAATTATGCCTAAGATTCATGCTTGTCAATACAAAAATGATGCGAACTTAATTGGGGCGGCTTTGAATTTTGAAACGTTAAACCAATAAAGTAGCTGTTTGGTAGAAAAAGCTATTAAGACGAACATATTTTGAATGAATTCAACTTATTGTTGTAGTTTAGTTAACCGTAAATATATATAAATAGGTCTGTTTCTACATAGAAACAGACTTATTTTCTTTAGAAGAAGTAAAAATGTACCTTATCATGAGATGAAATTGTTATAATGGATAATATATCATGAGAAACTTTTGATTTTTCTAAAACTAATAAGGCGGTAATTGTCATGCAGCAGTTGTTTCAACCAAAGTTTTTTACACAAAGTTTTGACAAACAGACACCACACATGATCTATATTAGTAAGGTTGATAAAAAGGACCGTAATCATCCACGCACGTTACACTCTCATTCCGAGATTGTGAAATTGATTTTAATCACCGGGGGACAAGGCAACATTTTTATTGATGAAGAACAAGTTCCCGTTCAAAAAGGAGACCTAGTTGTATATAATAGTGGCGTTATACATGAGGAATTTTTTAGAAATGAAGCCGTTTCTTTGTATTGCATTGGTTTAAGAGGAATCAATGAAAAAGGGCTTCAGGCAGGAGAATTAGTCCCTGAACAAAGCTCACCTGTTTTTAAAACAGGTGAATTATTTCCTTCGATAGTTAATCTTTTTGAAACTTGTTACTTTATTTTAGAACAGAGAAAATCAAATTATGCGATGATTGTACAACAGCTTTTTGAAACTTTATTAATTTTAATAAAAACAAACATTTTACTGCCAGGAAACGATAAGTCAGAAAATAGTGAAAAGTTGGCTATTGTGCAAAATATTAAATTATATATGGATAAAAATTATACTGAAGAATTTAAAATAAAAAATTTGGAAAACAATAAACAATGGCAAATTAATCCTTTTTACTTCGCTCATAAATTCAAAGACATTTATGGTTATTCGCCTATTGAGTATTTACAACGACGTAGAATTGGGGAAGCTCAAACATTGTTAATTACTACTAATCTTTCAGTAACGGAGATTGCCAATAGTGTAGATTTTAACAGTTCAGCTTATTTTTCGACCATATTTAAAAAAATCGTATCATTAAGTCCTAAAGAATATCGAAAACAATATGTGAAGCATTGAACGCAAGATTTTAAAAGTATAAACCATATGTATTTAAGTAATGGATTGTTTTCAGCATTTGTAAGTCATTAGTTTCACAAGATAAGAAAATACTTTTTAAAATCTACCTTTTATAATATAAATAGAAACACGAATTTTAAATAATGAATAGTACTTTTTATTATAATAAAATTTGTGAAATAAAAAACAAAAAGGTGATTTTATGGGAAATATTTTATTAGGTCTAGTGCCCGCATTGATGTGGGGCCTTCAGCCACTCGTTATGCAAAAAATTGGCGGTAAAGCAACGAATCAACAAATGGGGATGTCTATGGGGACACTTCTATTTTCGGTTGGAGTATTGCTTTTTCATCAGCCTGCTGAGTGGAACGCTAATTTAATTATCGCTTCTTTATTATGTGGAATTTTTTGGTCATTTGGACAAATTAACCAAATTAAAAGTTTTCATATTATTGGTGTTTCACGTGCAATGCCAATTTCAACTGGAACTCAGCTTTTAGGGACTACTTTAGTTGGCGTTCTTTATTTTCGTGAATGGACACAAGCGATGCAATTTATATTAGGAATTAGTGCATTAATTCTTATTATTGCTGGTGTTGCATTTACAGCTTTTCAAGAAAGAGAAGAAAAAATAAGTTCCGAAATTGATATGAAAAGAGGTATGACCATATTAATTGTTTCTTCGGCTGGCTTTGTCCTCTATGCTGTTATTCCTAGAATTGCAGATATTAATGGCTGGGATGCTGTTTTTCCACAAGCAATTGGAATGTTTATAGGTTCAATATTGTTTTGTTCTTTTGAAAAGAAACCAGAAATTTTTGGTAGAAAGTCTTTTCAAAATATTTTAACAGGGCTTTTCTTTGCGGTTGCTAATGTTACAATTATGCTTTCCAATGAAGCTAATGGCGTGGCATTAGGTTTTACTCTTTCGCAAATGAATGTGGTCGTTTCTACTGTAGGCGGACTAGTCATTCTCCATGAGACAAAAACCTTTAAAGAGCTAAATATAACATTAAGCGGTTTAATCCTGGTCCTCGCTGGAGGAATTTTGATAGGGATGACCAAGTAAAGCAATTATTATAAAGAAAGTTCCAACTAGGAAAAAGCATGATCTATCATTTTTTTATGCGTTTCACCAACTTATTTAATATATTTTTGGTTTAAAAAAAGTTACACTAAAATTAGCACAATGTTAAGTCAATTGACTGATATAATTGAGAGAAAAAATTAGAGAGGAATTCAAATGGATCATAATAAAATACAAGTAGGCGTTATTGGATGTGGGTCAATTGGAAGAGAGCATATTGAAAGATTAACAAATGTGGTTCCAGAAACAGAAGTTGTGGCTGTGTATGATTATGTTAGTGAGCCTGCTGAAACAGCTGCTCAACAATATGGCGCAACGGTCTATGAAAGTGGAGAAGCATTGATCCGTAGTGACGAAGTAGACGCTGTTCTAATAGCTTCTACAGATGATACACATGCGGCTTACGTGATGGAAGCTTTGAAGCAAAATAAATATGTATTTTGTGAAAAACCACTAGCATTATCCGCAGAAGAATGCGAAAAAATGATAGAAATCGAAGCTAGCCAAGGTCATCGACTAGTACAAATGGGCTTTAACCGTCGTTATGACTCAGGTTATGTCGAAATGAAAGAAGCAATTCAAAATAATGAAATTGGGGAACCATTAATGATTCATAGTGCTCATCGAAATATTTCCCAATCTCCAGGTTTTAAAACAGATTATGCCATTACTCGTGTAGCTATACATGAAATTGACATTAGTCGTTGGTTATTAGATGAAGAATATGATGAGGTTCAAGTACTTAAGGTAAAACAAAGCAAGCAAACGAGTGGCGATTGGTTGAATCCACAGTTGGTCACGTTTAAAACACTTTCCGGCCAACGAGTAGACGTAGAGGTACAAACAGATGGGGCGTATGCTTATGATATACGTTGCCAAGTAGTTGGAGAAAACGGCACCTTAGATTTACCGGATCCAGCTTCTGTAGTCAAAAGAAATAACCAAAGCGTTTCAAATGAATTAGCTACTACTTGGGCCGGTCGATTTGGTAAATCATATGATGATGAATTTCTTTGCTGGGCTAAAGGGATCTTGAATGACCAACTTATGGGAGCTAGCACTTGGGATGGCTATGCAGCTTGTGTCACTTCAGATGCATTAATTAAATCAAGAGATTCCGGTAAACCAGAAAAAGTAACAATGATCGAACAACCCGACATCTATAAGTAAATCATTTTGTAAAAAAATATTCCTACACAATTCTTATGTTGTGTAGGTCTTTTTATAGTAAAAAATTTTAAGCATTCTGTTTCTTTTTAAGTTAAAATAAAAGAAAATGATTGGAAAGCAAAGTGAGGGATATAGTTTGGCTACAAACCAATTTGCTTATGCACAAGAACGTAAGAACAAAATACTTGAGATTTTAAAAACGCAGGAACGAGTGCAAGTTGCAGAATTAGTAGATTTTTTTCAAGTATCGGGGAGCACTGTGCGGACAGATTTGCGAGAATTAGAGAAAGAGCAGCAACTTATTCGAACCCATGGAGGTGCGATACCAACAAACCAACGTAGTTTTGAGGACTTTCCCAGTTCCCGTGAGATTACAAAAGGGAAGACGAAAATTGCGCAAGCTGCAGTAGAGTTCATTAATGATGGAGATTCGTTGGCTATTGATACAGGGACTTCTTGTTTAGCTTTTGCTCAAGCGTTGGCTCAATCCAATAAAACACAGCTTAAAATTATTACTTATGATCTTCGTATTGCCACTTATTTAAGCGAAAATACAGATTATGAAATTGTGTCTGTTGGCGGTTTGATAAGAAATGGCTTTGAATATAGTGCAGGAGAGTTTGCGATAAATCAGTTAAAAACATTTTTGGTCGATAAAGCCATTATCGCAACCACTTCTTTTTCTGTTACAAACGGGTTTTCAACGCCCAATGTAACGACTGCTGAATTAAAACGAACTTTATTTGAAATTGCACGTCAAAAAATTATCTTGTGTAATAAAGAAAAGATCGGCAAAGACAGCTTTAAAGTTTTTGTTGAAACGGAACAAGCAGATACTTTAATTGTGGATAAAGTTTTAAATAAGCAACAACAAAAATTAATAGAAGAAAAAAATGTAGATCTAATCATCGCTAATTAAGAACAAAAGGAGTTTTAGCTAGTATCATAGTTGAACTTCTTTTTTTTATAATTATATCATTACCTTTCATTTGCTTTTATTTGTTGACAAAGTAAAAAATGATGCTATGCTGAAAACGTAAACAAAAAAGAGGAGGAACGAAAATGACAGTAGACTTAACCGTGGAACAATTAGCTAATAAAATTGACCATACATTATTAAAGGCAGATGCGCAAGAGGATGGCTTTGAGAAGTTATGTCAAGAAGCTCGTGAATATGGATTTAAAATGGTAGCGATTAATTCAGCACCGGTTTCTTTTTGTAAAAGTCAATTAGAAGATAGTTCCGTCCATGTTGGTGCTGCGATTGGTTTTCCATTAGGGCAGACTACAATCAAGACCAAGACTTTTGAAACAAAAGAAGCGATTGAAAATGGAGCAGATGAAATTGACTATGTGATTAACATTTCAAAATTGAAAGATGGAGATCCAGACTATATTGAAGAAGAGATGCAAACAATTGTAGATATTTGCAAAAAGAATAAAGTACTTTCCAAAGTTATCCTCGAAACTTGTTATTTAACAGATGAACAAAAACAAGAAGTTTGTGCTATTGCTAAAAAAGTTGGACCAGATTTTGTCAAAACTTCCACTGGATTTGGTGCTGCAGGAGCCACAGCAGCTGATGTTCGATTAATGAAAGAAGCAGTGGGTGAGCAAATAAAAGTCAAAGCGGCCGGCGGAATTCGTGATTTAGCTACGGTTAAAGAAATGTTAGAAGCAGGAGCTGATCGCTTAGGTATGAGTGCAAGTGTGAAAGTGGTTAAGGAATATAAGGCAGAGAAAGGACTTAGCTAGATGGTAAATATTTGTCTCATTGGCACTGGGCGAGCGGGAATGATTCATGGCAGAAACATGGCTGGAAAAATCAAAAACGCGCGACTGATTGCTTTGTGTGACCCCATGGAAGAAAATCTGCAGAAGGCTCAATCAGAACTAGCTGTAAAATATGTTTATCGCAACTATCGTGATGCTTTAGCAAATGATGAAATTGACGCCGTTGTAATTGTGACACCAACAGCTTATCACAAAGAAATTGCCATTGCGGCGGCACAAGCGAAAAAGCATATTTTGTGTGAAAAGCCTCTTACTATGGATGAACAAGAATGTAAAGAAATTATAGCTGCTGCAAAGACGAATAATGTGAAGTTGCAAGTAGGCTTTATGCGTCGCTTTGATGCGAACTTTCAAGAAGCAAAAAAAGTAGTCGATGAGGGCGCTATTGGGGATGTGACCTTAATTAAATCGTTGACACACGGGCCAAGCCAGCCCAAAGAATGGATGTATGATATTTCGATTAGCAGTGGTCCCATCGGCGAAGTAAATAGTCATGACTTAGATACTTTAAGATGGTTTGCAAATGACGAAGTTGCCAGCATCTATGCTATTGGAGGGAATTTCCGATCACCTGAAGTAAAAGAAAATTATCCTGATTACTATGACACAGTATCAATGAATATAAAATTTAAAAGTGGTATTTTAGGAGCAATTGATGGTGCGCAATATGTACAATACGGTTATGACGCACGGGCAGAAGTTTTGGGAACTAAAGGAAGTATTTTAATTGGTGAACAAGGAAAAAATAATGTACTGATTGCTCAACAGAATCATCAAATGACACGTTCTACCATGAATAGTTGGACTCACCTTTTTCGTGAAGCTTATGTCGCTGAGGATCAAGCATTTGTTGATTGTATTTTGGAAGATACTACGCCTTTAGTTACCGGCTATGATGGAATGATGGCTGTTAAGTTAGTCCATGCAGGTTTAACTTCCTTATTGAATAACCGAATTGAATACGTATCATAGAGAAAGGAAAATGTGAAATGAAGGCAGTACGACTTTACGGAAAAGAGAAAATCCAACTAGATGAAGTAACAAAACCTCAGGTCAGTGAAAACGAAGTATTATTAAAAGTAAAAGCAGCTTCGCTTTGTGGTACGGATGTTCGTATGTATAAAAATGGTTATTCAGGCGTTGATGCGGATCATCCACTAACTTTAGGGCATGAAATTGCGGGAACTATTACAGAAGTAGGAAGCAAAGTTACTTCTTACAAAGTAGGGCAAAGAGTCGCTGTTGCGCCTAATATAGGCTGTGGTAACTGTGATCAGTGCGTCAGTGGGAACACCCATTTATGTGCCAATTACCAAGCTTTTGGTATTAATCTGGCAGGAGGATTTGCGGAATACTTAAAAATCCCAACTTCCGCTGTTCAGCAAGGCAACATGACTCCTTTAGCAGATGCAACTTCTTTTGAACAGGCTGCGTTAATCGAACCCTTTAGTTGTGTATTTAATGGGCAAAATATCGCTAATGTTTATTCGGGAGATACTGTCTTGATTATTGGCGGAGGCCCTATTGGCATTATGCATGCGATGTTGGCTTTTAGTAAAGGCGCCAGCCAAGTGATTTTAACAGATCACCATAAAAGTCGGTTGGAAGCAGCTAAAGAAATTTTGCCTGAACTAACAGTAGTAACAGGAGAAAATTTAGCTGAGAAAATTGCAAAAATTACCAATAATCGGGGCGTTGACTTATGTATCGTGGCAGCACCTTCACCTCAAGCACAAACGGAAAGCCTACAATATATGGCGGTAAATGGCCGTTTGCTTTTCTTCGGTGGTTTGCCAAAAGGTAGTGAAAATGTTCCATTAAATACTAACATTTTACATTATAAACAACTACGCATTTTTGGTTGCACTCGCGCCAGTCTCTCTTCTTATCGCACTTCTGAAAAATTAATTGCGAGCGGGCAAATTCCTATTGAACGACTAATTACAAATAAATATCCACTAGAAGAATTTGACCAAGCATTGAAAAATGCAGAGAATTCGGTTGGGTTGAAAAATGTGATTGTGTTTGAGTGATGGCCTGTTTGCAAAAAATCCCAGAGAAAAAATGAATTTTCCTTCCCTAAAATTGTAAAAACGGATAATGAGTTTAGAAAGTGTTACTCAAGAATAGAATATTGGATAATGAAATAAGGAAGTGTTATTCAATAATGAAATATTGGATAATGAAATAAGAAAGTATTATTCAAAAAATGGAATGTTGGATAATAAAATAAGGAAGTGTTATTCAAAAACAGGATATTGGGTAATAAAATAAGAAAGTATTATTCAAAAATGGGATATTGGATAATAAAAAGCATAAATACTATTCAAAAATAGCTCGTAAGATAACTTTTATCCGAAAAATCTAATTTTATAAGCTAACAGTTCACTTAACTGATAAGCGAACTGTTAGCTTTCTTCTACTCTCAACGCATATGAATCCAACAACACCCGAGTCAAAATTGCTAACGGTAACCTCGAACGCACTTCATAATCTGGAAAAAATGACCCTTCTGATTTAAAACCGACAAATGGAATTTCAATGTAAGACATCAGACTTGAATAACGATTTGCCGTTATTAAAATCGTACCAATTTCTAAGTTATAACAGTTTTCAGCGGCCGTTACTAGTTCTCTTGTTTCTCCATTAAGTGATATAAAAATAACAATATCATCGCTGGTTAGTTTATTACTTATCGTTTTGATGATTTCTGGATCAGCATGTAATTCGCAATATTTGCCAGTTAACTGAAATTTCACCATCATCTCTTGAGCTGTCATTTCTGAAAATCCTCGCGCGAAAATAATAACGTGCTTTGCTGCTTTTACCCTTTGAATCGCATCTTCAATATTTCCTAATTCGATCATATTAATCGTACGGTTAACTTCATATTCATTTTTTAAAATGGCGGTTCGTATGCCTTGATCGACTTTATCTAATGCTGAAAAGTTAATATCATTATAAGACATTTCTTTTAAATGGTGTTTAAAGGCTGTGAATCCCTCATAGCCTTTTTTCTTCATTGTACGGACGATCGTTGCGGTTGAAACATTGGCCAATTCGCTTAATTTAATGATGGAGTAGTTCGGGATTGTTTGTATGTTTTCTTGCATAAAGTCCCAAACATATTGTTCTGAATCACTTAATTTTTTATCCATGAATGCACGCTCCTTGTCATTCCTATCATAATATGAACCATGCGCTGCGTCTATTAAAAAGGGAAAAGATTGTAAAGGTTTTCTGTTACATGTCCTTATTTTGAACACTTTTACATACTTATATGTTGCATAATAAAAAACAAGGAGGAAGTGGTGATGGCATTTTATACTTGTACGTTAAATCTAGCAATTGATTTATTTATTGAAACAGATGAATTAAAACCTTTTGTCGTCAATCGAACAAAAGATGATGATATTCAGGCGAATGGAAAGGGTTTTAATGTCTCACTGGTTTTAAAAATGCTAGGTATTGATAGTACCGCACTAGGATTTCAAGCGGGCTTTACCGGCAATTACATTGAAGATTTTCTACACGAAAAACAAATCGATACTGGTTTTATTGAAGTTCCTGGGATGACACGGATCAATGTTTTTACGAAAGTTAATCAAACAAATGAAGAATACAAACTAGTCAACCGAGGTCCTAATGTTCCAGAAGAAGCTGTTCAATCTTTATTAGAACAAATCAATCGTTTGCAAGAAGGCGATTACTTATGTGTGTCTGGAAGTTTTCCGCAAGGTGTTTCTTCATCGATTTTAGTCGATATGGCAAAAATTTGTCAGGACAGAAAAGTTCATCTAATTATCGATAGCAGTTATTTAGATGTGATGGATTGCTTATCTTATCAACCTTTTTTATTAAAACCCAATGAAGAAGAATTAGCTTTGTGGTTTGACGCTGAAATTAATTCACAAGAAGACTATGTTTATTATGGCAATGAATTATTAAAAGCAGGAGCAGAAAATGTCTTGATTTCTTTAGGCAGTGATGGTGCTGTTTTATTGAATAAAGAAGGCGTCTTTTTTGGAAATTCACCTAAAGGCGAAGTCGTTAATACAGCATGTTCTGGCGATACTTTACTAGGAACATTTTTGGCAGGAATTTTAAAAGAGAAAAATACGGAAGATAACTTAAAACTTAGTTTGGCAGCTGGCAGTTCTACGGCTTTTCGTAAGGGTTTAACAGATTTTTCAGATGTAGCTGAATTACAAAAACAAATTACCATTTTAAAAGAGGAGTGATACCTTATGGCAAAGTACCAAATTGTAGGGGCTACAGGTTGTCCTACCGGGATTGCCCATACTTATATGGCCCAAGAAGCTTTACAACAAGCGGCTGAAAATAAAGGCGTTAGCATTAAAATCGAAACTCATGGACAAGTAGGAATTGAAAATGAACTAACAGCCCAAGAAATTGCGGACGCGGATGCGGTTATTATTGCAGCGGATAAGGATGTACAAAAAGGACGCTTTGCTGGCAAACAAGTGATCAATGTTGCGGTAGGCAGAGGAATTAAAGAAGCCGACCAATTAATTGATGACGCACTAGCAGGTAAAGGTGAAGTTTTAGAAGACGAAAATAAACAAGAAGAACAGTCAGAACAAACAGAAGGTCAAGGCGAAACAAAAAAAGCCAATAATATTGGTCGAAATATTTACAATAACTTAATGAATGGTGTTTCGCACATGCTGCCATTTGTGGTTGCTGGTGGTATTTTGATGGCGGTTTCCTTTGCTATTTGGGGTGTTTATTCCGCAGAACCCGATAGTGCACAATATAATGAAACAGCTGCGATGATTAAAGGCATCGGCGATATGTCGATGGGATTAATGGTACCTGTTTTATCCGCTTATATTGCTGAAGGGATTGCGCAACGACCTGGTTTAGCCGTTGGTTTTGTCGGTGGTTTAATTGCCGATGATGGCGGAACTGGATTTTTAGGCGGTATCTTGTCTGGTTTTCTAGCCGGATATTTCATGCTAGCTTTGAAAAAATTACTAGCTAAGATGCCTAAATCATTAGACGGGTTAAAAGCTATTTTCCTTTATCCAGTTATTGGGGTTTCTGTAGTAGGTGTGACCATGTGGCTATTGAGTGGCCCCATGGAAGCGATCAATCAAGGAATGATGGACTTTTTAGTAAACTTTGAAGGATCGAATCCTTTAATTCTAGGGATCATTATTGGTTGTATGTCCGCTTTTGATATGGGAGGGCCGATTAATAAAGCTGCTTATGTCACTGGGACTTTTCTTTTAGCACAAGGAAATAGTGGTTTTATGGCTGGTGTTTCCGCAGCTTGTATTGCACCTCCATTGATTACCGGTTTTGGTGCACTATTTTTCGGTAAATATTTTGAAAAAAATGACCGTAATGCTGGATTCGTTAATTTCATTTTGGGATCTACTCATATTACTGAAGGAGCGATTCCTTTTGCTACAAAAGACCCATTGCGAAACATTCCGATCTTTATGCTAGGGTCTTCCATCGCAGCTGTATTGACTTACATGTTTAATGTGCAAGTACCAGCTCCTCATGGTGGTTTCCTAGTTTTGCCAGTCGTAACAGGTAAGGTAGCGTGGGTTTCTTCCATTTTATTAGGATCAATTATTGCAGGATTGTTATTTGGATTTAAACAAAAAAGACTTGCAGCAAAAAACAACACAAAAGAAAGTGAGGCAGCATAATGCAACAATATATTAAAGAAGAAAATATCTTTTTAAACCAAGACTTAACGACACAAGAGGACGTGCTTAGATTTTTAGCCGATCAAGCTGTTAACGCTGGTATTGCCACAGATGCAGATGCTATTTATCAAAAATTCAGCGAACGAGAAAAAGAAAGTACTACAGGAATGATGGATGGTTTTGCTATCCCTCATGCTAAAGAGAAAT
This region of Tetragenococcus osmophilus genomic DNA includes:
- a CDS encoding AraC family transcriptional regulator is translated as MQQLFQPKFFTQSFDKQTPHMIYISKVDKKDRNHPRTLHSHSEIVKLILITGGQGNIFIDEEQVPVQKGDLVVYNSGVIHEEFFRNEAVSLYCIGLRGINEKGLQAGELVPEQSSPVFKTGELFPSIVNLFETCYFILEQRKSNYAMIVQQLFETLLILIKTNILLPGNDKSENSEKLAIVQNIKLYMDKNYTEEFKIKNLENNKQWQINPFYFAHKFKDIYGYSPIEYLQRRRIGEAQTLLITTNLSVTEIANSVDFNSSAYFSTIFKKIVSLSPKEYRKQYVKH
- a CDS encoding GRP family sugar transporter is translated as MGNILLGLVPALMWGLQPLVMQKIGGKATNQQMGMSMGTLLFSVGVLLFHQPAEWNANLIIASLLCGIFWSFGQINQIKSFHIIGVSRAMPISTGTQLLGTTLVGVLYFREWTQAMQFILGISALILIIAGVAFTAFQEREEKISSEIDMKRGMTILIVSSAGFVLYAVIPRIADINGWDAVFPQAIGMFIGSILFCSFEKKPEIFGRKSFQNILTGLFFAVANVTIMLSNEANGVALGFTLSQMNVVVSTVGGLVILHETKTFKELNITLSGLILVLAGGILIGMTK
- a CDS encoding Gfo/Idh/MocA family protein gives rise to the protein MDHNKIQVGVIGCGSIGREHIERLTNVVPETEVVAVYDYVSEPAETAAQQYGATVYESGEALIRSDEVDAVLIASTDDTHAAYVMEALKQNKYVFCEKPLALSAEECEKMIEIEASQGHRLVQMGFNRRYDSGYVEMKEAIQNNEIGEPLMIHSAHRNISQSPGFKTDYAITRVAIHEIDISRWLLDEEYDEVQVLKVKQSKQTSGDWLNPQLVTFKTLSGQRVDVEVQTDGAYAYDIRCQVVGENGTLDLPDPASVVKRNNQSVSNELATTWAGRFGKSYDDEFLCWAKGILNDQLMGASTWDGYAACVTSDALIKSRDSGKPEKVTMIEQPDIYK
- a CDS encoding DeoR/GlpR family DNA-binding transcription regulator — encoded protein: MATNQFAYAQERKNKILEILKTQERVQVAELVDFFQVSGSTVRTDLRELEKEQQLIRTHGGAIPTNQRSFEDFPSSREITKGKTKIAQAAVEFINDGDSLAIDTGTSCLAFAQALAQSNKTQLKIITYDLRIATYLSENTDYEIVSVGGLIRNGFEYSAGEFAINQLKTFLVDKAIIATTSFSVTNGFSTPNVTTAELKRTLFEIARQKIILCNKEKIGKDSFKVFVETEQADTLIVDKVLNKQQQKLIEEKNVDLIIAN
- the deoC gene encoding deoxyribose-phosphate aldolase; translated protein: MTVDLTVEQLANKIDHTLLKADAQEDGFEKLCQEAREYGFKMVAINSAPVSFCKSQLEDSSVHVGAAIGFPLGQTTIKTKTFETKEAIENGADEIDYVINISKLKDGDPDYIEEEMQTIVDICKKNKVLSKVILETCYLTDEQKQEVCAIAKKVGPDFVKTSTGFGAAGATAADVRLMKEAVGEQIKVKAAGGIRDLATVKEMLEAGADRLGMSASVKVVKEYKAEKGLS
- a CDS encoding Gfo/Idh/MocA family oxidoreductase, with the protein product MVNICLIGTGRAGMIHGRNMAGKIKNARLIALCDPMEENLQKAQSELAVKYVYRNYRDALANDEIDAVVIVTPTAYHKEIAIAAAQAKKHILCEKPLTMDEQECKEIIAAAKTNNVKLQVGFMRRFDANFQEAKKVVDEGAIGDVTLIKSLTHGPSQPKEWMYDISISSGPIGEVNSHDLDTLRWFANDEVASIYAIGGNFRSPEVKENYPDYYDTVSMNIKFKSGILGAIDGAQYVQYGYDARAEVLGTKGSILIGEQGKNNVLIAQQNHQMTRSTMNSWTHLFREAYVAEDQAFVDCILEDTTPLVTGYDGMMAVKLVHAGLTSLLNNRIEYVS
- a CDS encoding alcohol dehydrogenase catalytic domain-containing protein; this translates as MKAVRLYGKEKIQLDEVTKPQVSENEVLLKVKAASLCGTDVRMYKNGYSGVDADHPLTLGHEIAGTITEVGSKVTSYKVGQRVAVAPNIGCGNCDQCVSGNTHLCANYQAFGINLAGGFAEYLKIPTSAVQQGNMTPLADATSFEQAALIEPFSCVFNGQNIANVYSGDTVLIIGGGPIGIMHAMLAFSKGASQVILTDHHKSRLEAAKEILPELTVVTGENLAEKIAKITNNRGVDLCIVAAPSPQAQTESLQYMAVNGRLLFFGGLPKGSENVPLNTNILHYKQLRIFGCTRASLSSYRTSEKLIASGQIPIERLITNKYPLEEFDQALKNAENSVGLKNVIVFE
- a CDS encoding MurR/RpiR family transcriptional regulator: MDKKLSDSEQYVWDFMQENIQTIPNYSIIKLSELANVSTATIVRTMKKKGYEGFTAFKHHLKEMSYNDINFSALDKVDQGIRTAILKNEYEVNRTINMIELGNIEDAIQRVKAAKHVIIFARGFSEMTAQEMMVKFQLTGKYCELHADPEIIKTISNKLTSDDIVIFISLNGETRELVTAAENCYNLEIGTILITANRYSSLMSYIEIPFVGFKSEGSFFPDYEVRSRLPLAILTRVLLDSYALRVEES
- the pfkB gene encoding 1-phosphofructokinase gives rise to the protein MAFYTCTLNLAIDLFIETDELKPFVVNRTKDDDIQANGKGFNVSLVLKMLGIDSTALGFQAGFTGNYIEDFLHEKQIDTGFIEVPGMTRINVFTKVNQTNEEYKLVNRGPNVPEEAVQSLLEQINRLQEGDYLCVSGSFPQGVSSSILVDMAKICQDRKVHLIIDSSYLDVMDCLSYQPFLLKPNEEELALWFDAEINSQEDYVYYGNELLKAGAENVLISLGSDGAVLLNKEGVFFGNSPKGEVVNTACSGDTLLGTFLAGILKEKNTEDNLKLSLAAGSSTAFRKGLTDFSDVAELQKQITILKEE
- a CDS encoding PTS fructose transporter subunit IIC; the encoded protein is MAKYQIVGATGCPTGIAHTYMAQEALQQAAENKGVSIKIETHGQVGIENELTAQEIADADAVIIAADKDVQKGRFAGKQVINVAVGRGIKEADQLIDDALAGKGEVLEDENKQEEQSEQTEGQGETKKANNIGRNIYNNLMNGVSHMLPFVVAGGILMAVSFAIWGVYSAEPDSAQYNETAAMIKGIGDMSMGLMVPVLSAYIAEGIAQRPGLAVGFVGGLIADDGGTGFLGGILSGFLAGYFMLALKKLLAKMPKSLDGLKAIFLYPVIGVSVVGVTMWLLSGPMEAINQGMMDFLVNFEGSNPLILGIIIGCMSAFDMGGPINKAAYVTGTFLLAQGNSGFMAGVSAACIAPPLITGFGALFFGKYFEKNDRNAGFVNFILGSTHITEGAIPFATKDPLRNIPIFMLGSSIAAVLTYMFNVQVPAPHGGFLVLPVVTGKVAWVSSILLGSIIAGLLFGFKQKRLAAKNNTKESEAA